The Gouania willdenowi chromosome 14, fGouWil2.1, whole genome shotgun sequence nucleotide sequence CCCAATTATATAACCATACATTCTATTCATTTAATTACACTATATACGCAATGTTCCATGAACCAATGTGTCTACTACACTAAGACTTCATACCAATGAGAAAACCTAAACCATAAATGTACATGTATGCATTTAGTGGAATAATGTGGCATTGTATTCTACAGAAGTTATAGTAGTAAGTCATATTATCCTCTAAAATTATAACATTAATTGTCACATaggtaacacacacagaattaTTGGGTTTTCAAAGCCTGcagttttattgagcatttgttTCACATGTAGAGTTGTAATAAAGCTGAAAAATAATGGTCCAATGTATAAAAAATAGTATAGAAAATAAGTGTTTTGGTAAAAACTTGTAAGGTTGACTTAAGATATCATTTATTTCCTGTATACTCCATTCCTTTCCCATTGTCAGATTTATGAGTAGAGCACTGGTAAACTAACAATCCTTTAACAATCTTAAGTTTTGTCTCAAGAAAAGACCTTGTTGAGAAAATTAAGAAATTGTGCATAAATCAcatataaaagtataaaaatacactttacattttggtgaaaattTTTCCCCCCCAATGTTAGTAACATTATTGCATACATAAGAAGGATAAAAATCCATCTTCCTTTGTGAGTTTAGTGTTTGGTCTTGTGCACTATTCTCTAGACATCAGTGAGAACACAAAGAGTAttagtatttaaaaatgtaactaaaagACTTGGTTATAGCAGCTCTAAAAAGGACAGAATAAGACAAGAATATTTCCCTcataactaaaattaaaacacgtCGCAACATGGCCCATAATGAGCTCCACAGGgatagtaaaaaaacaaaacaaaaaaagacaagctGCCACTAAGATTTCTCCAAAATAAAGGCAGAAATGTATGTAACAGTGACGCCACAGTGGATATATAAGTTATACCTGGCTACAAAAGCAGCCATGTatatttctctctcacacaaacacaaacacggGTGCATGTAGTTCAGTTGGGTTTGCGTATTGTGTTCACAGCTGTGTGGGCCCAGCCTTCCAGCGTGTTTGAAAGGTTAGTGGCTCGACGTGTCAGATTGGAGCGGCTCAGTTTTCCGTTGGGGTCCAATTTTCTCATCGCCGCACCCCCGAATCGTTCCTTTGAGCTGAAAatgaagcacaaaaaaaaaaaaagaagaagaaaataatgaGAAAGATGCAGTGACTGGTCAGGGCATCTGCTGGTgtcaaatagtttttaaaattagatcttttattacaatttttatatACAAAcccattaaacaaaaaaagttaaCAGTTTTTCAGCCTTGTTTAAAAGCAGATAAccttagaatcagaatcagaaatactttaacaatcccagggggaaattatttCCGTTAGCGTAAATAAGATATTAGAAGAATAAACAGTGAATGTGTGAGACCAAAAGAGATAAAACATAAAGAAGAATGTCTGACAAAGAAAAAGCtcttgtacattttaggacatcctcaggtctcagagtaaagtatcaggaaaacctgtcATTTGTCAAAAGGAAACAGACctatgactcagcaaaaccttcTTCAAATGAAATGGCCACCCTTATCAAACCAAACACTGACCGATGAAACAGCCTTAAATAAAACCAACCAACACGACATGATGTATTTGGAAGAAACCGGCAATAGTcatgacgtcatcaatatgtgctgctttggatacgagagtaagttgaaagctgttattttctattcaTTTAAGATATAtcgatgcttttttttttttttttttttaaacttattacATTTACTGAAATTCTTATAGCTGCTGTATCCATATTgtgttgtgattgacagatAGTAAGAATCAGATTTTAACAATAACAGATCTGAACAGATTTCAGCCACAATAACAAAGCAATGTTATTCATAAAGGCAACTTGGTgagaataaatcaaagaaaaacaaaaagagagaaaataaattgacaaGATTGATTTGGGTATCTaaacttttcaaaaaataaaaggaaaaaacagcTTTTCAACATTTACTTTGTCAAGTGTATttccggttccttcaaaataaaacaccaggtCATGTTTTACGGCCTGAGACCATAGAGtctgattacttttattttgaagtctgAGAACGTTTCATTTGATGGTgtttggtttgacaagtgagGCCATTTCATCTGACGGAgattttgctgagtcatgagtcgatttggtctgataaatgacagatgTTTTCCTGATATTTCACtatgagacctgaggatgtcctaaaaaatACACCATCATTTATGATTAGgtagaaaaaaaaggcattttaaTGATAAAGTGTCAGATTTTCAAATGACCAGCAATCCATGCATAGCTGTCAGGGAAGCATCGTCATGCTGCAAAGTTAGTTCACTTGTTGAAGTGTGATTTTACCTTCCATCTTACTCCAGGATTTGGGAGTAGTTGAACTGCCTGTTGTAAACGTAAAAACAAAATTGCTCAAATTTTCTCAGACGATGGTCTAAAATCTTAACCCTAACAGTGAGGAACGACACCAGAACGAGCGTtagcttcttcttctgctgttgCTTccaattttgaatttaaaaacaggaagtgatgcaACACCACATTCCTGACTCTTGTGTTTTCTCATGGCTTCAGTTCCCGTACTGTGTTCCCCCCTCACTCCCCCTTATCAGAATTCCAAGACTACAGGCCCAGTTTCAGACTGAGGCGGTAAGAACTTttagggggggagggggagatTTGACACAAGATCACGTGCAGCCTGTCtactttgcatacagtaaaatgGAATAATGTTAttcacacataaacacaaaatccagctgtaaaataaatcagtattataaatatttgaacGGATCGTTACATCTTAATAAAAGCTGCTTGGATGAGAGTTTCAAATAAAAGGGCGTCACCTGTCATCTTTGCCGATAAGGTCATCAAAGGCTTTAGACAAACGTTTAAGTCTCCTGAGTCCAGTAGAGACCGATTCCAAATCATCATCAAATTTTCTAATAttgtagaaaaacaaacaaacaaaggcaGCAAATAAAACAAGCAGAACTGTAACcaacacataaataaatgttaaggtttcatttattcagacaacatttTTCGGAAATTTCCTTtaatctcccgacatgtttagTCGACTGcaagtcttcctcagaggcatctactgtcgCTTTGATGTATTcttatgagttatttctgggtGTGGCCAACTTGAGGGTTTTCTCAGGCTGGACACACGAATGCTTTCAGGAATCATCAGGatacatcaaagtgatcagtagatgcctctgaggaagactgtcaGTTGGCAGTCggaacatgtcaggaaatcaaagtaaatttcctgaaaaaagttgtctgaataaatgaaaccttaatgtgtataacaaaaaatgtgtttaatgtattgtaCCTGTTctggcataaactatggagagcagCCATTTTGAACAAGATCTGACAATTCttgtgtttattggtaatacattaaacacattttttgttatatacattttcagtacaggtaccctttaacatatcatttataaaaagaagacaaaattaacttgctggaaaaATAGCAACCAACACAGAGATGAAGTTACCAATAAGACGTTCTCAGACCTAACAGGAAACCACATAAAGAATCTTTGCCATGTAATGCATGCATTTATAACAGATTAATAATCTCATAACTCACAATCTCTGGTTCTGTGTGTTGGGAGAGGCAAAGGGACTCCTTAACGCAGCCATTCGGACCAGCTGTCTCCTGCCTCGGCCTGTTTTCACTCCTCTCACAGACGCCTCGGGTGTTTTTTGCCCTTTGGACGCCGGTGTGCGCCCCGTCCTCGCTACAGACTTGGGTGTTCCAGCTCGGCCCGGTGTGCGCCTCGGGGTGCAAGAGGCTGATGCGCCATCACGTCCCGGTGTCACTACTAAACACCCATCACGGGTCATCTCTCTGTTTCTCTGGAACCTCTTAATGAGAAATCAACACAGTAAGACCACTGGTCATGGAAGGGTGCAGTTAATTGAAGTATTTTCCAAAGGTTaaaaaagtaatggattacacgtagtcacgttactgtaattgagtagcttttatgggtacttgtactttttttaagaaaatatttctaaatcagtcattttacttgtacttaagtatgttttaaaagaagtaaagtaatttgttacatttctgcacccaaccgttactgagtaaaacattgtagttgttttaaaatgatcaacgggcATTGAgaataagggtgtaagaaaaaaatcgattctgcGATATACCGCTATATTTCAACGTGcaattattgtatcgatccaaaaaatgtccaaatcaatttttaaaatcctgtttttaatAATCATTTTCAACTTgtgaaggtgaaatttgtaattattgacatcgcaatatatcgtatcgtgaatcgtatcttcagattcatggcaatgcacacccctaattgtgaaactacaaacaataaaacgaccagacaacaatcaaatgcatcacatcatagccgaccaaccagattaaacgtaatacacgccgccaaaacagcataaattcaggttattttctcagttgtaGAGTTtgtaaatgtagctatacttagagcctgagaatttttaattttttttttaattgaatgcaTTGgtcatattttattaaaaaaagaattgtacattttgaaaaaaaaacttttattttatacagatgtctttgtggaaaataaataaggttccaattgtgcaagatttcgtcAAATAgcaagtaactagtaacttttacattgagtactatttaattgagtattttatgtatgacttacttttactaaagtaacagtactactgcttgagtaggatacatcaggactctttacacctctggtattTTTCCCACCTGATACACTTCAGTGATGGAGTTCTGGGCGCTTCGGGTGAGTTTGCGGACAGCGCTGGTTTTGGGTTCTTCCTTTGGGGCGTCCCAGGTTGGATTCTCGGGCAGCGAGTTGGTCTGAACTGAACGCAGGGGCAGCCTCTTGCGCAAAGACATTCGCAGAGAGGCGAGCGATGACGAGGGGCGGAGCTTACGGAAATGATCGGGGGCTTCCGGGGAGCTCTCTGCTTCATCAGACTCATCCAGGACTGTATGTGCACGCCACACCCCCACAACAGCTTTACCAACACCATCCATCACAGAGGACGCCATCGAGACCGAGCTGAGGAGGAACCACAAAACACCTGAATGTTCTGTCCAAGTGCATTTCTTTTCGTTAAAAGATACCAAATATATAGTaacttacttttatttatttatttaaatgttactAAATTACTTTTGTAATCTACTCTTATTCAAAGTGttgaaatatcatgtggtgcttTGAAACATTCTTTTGAATGTATTCTAATGCattttctgccctattttaattataatatagtcCTGTATTGATTTctaagtatttctattttatttccatcgtaatatatatttatgtaaacCTCGACcgatgatgcccattttatAAAATGTCATGCGGTGAAAACCTTATACAACATTGaccaaatatacataaataccTACAATTCTATAGCAGCAATAAGAAAAAGACTTGAACCAATAGCGTATAGTCCTAGCTCAATACAGTTATTATCAATTCCCTTTAAAGCACCAAAAGTAacccttcaaaataataaaatgttaactgtgttgtttttgtcatgtttattaATATGAATGGAAAGTATGCTTTTTTTAGCTTgatgtgggggaaaaaacagttaaaaaagtttgaaatgcataaaaagataccaAACACGCAGTAActtagtatacagtatatgctctcatttggatttttaaaaaaaatattacttacttaattattcctgtaattttttctgttattcaaagtgtcaaaatatcatatttggccatgactgctgttttatttattactccAAATCtgttcacatttattttctgccctattttagttatactatagtcctgtataagatttcaaaaatatttctattttattatttccatcataatattcaatgTTGATgaccattttatgaaatatcatgcagtGAAAATCCTTATACAACAGTGACCCATATACACAAATACCTACAATTTTATAGCAGCAATGAAAAAACCTTAAGTAAAGTGAACATGTAGATGGAAATTTAGGATAGATAGAATAAGATACATAGGGGAATaataatagcttttttttttaaatttcagatTGGAAATTTATGTCTGAGTTCATCCCCACAGGGCTTCACCATGCCACTTTCATGATGGCTATTTTTTGGGACATTATGAAcaaattatttattgtatttttaacaaCTAACAACACTTCACAACAATGTCCTAACAACTTACGACCaattcaacaacaaaataaactcaGTAAAACACAGATTGCtctgtttaaacaaaaaaaggagaaataaaAGATTTAATTTGTTGTGATTATTCTACTTAAATTGTGGGGAAAAagacatttcaacattttttttttaaatctatatttttccccagaatttatttttatggaaaaaaagtatatttttttctctgtccATGATTGCGTATGTGGTGAAACTTTTATTTCATGtgccttttaaataaaaatcagactgagttgtattttttttagaactatTGTTTTCTAGAAGTGAATGATtcaacttgtgtttttgtttaaggaaaaaaggaaatataAATTGAATCCACACCCAAGAATGgtgataaaattaaataatcgaGACAAAACACCATATCGTCCCAGTTCTAATATGCATTCAAATCAGTTGAAAGACACAGTATTATTGCAATACAGTTAATATTTGCATTTGCACCAAAATAAACCAtacaaactaacaaaatgtTGAATCAACTATTAGCTGTTGTTTTTCACATGTTTATTAATATAGATGTAAATGATGCTTTTTGGCTTAAagtggagaaaaacaaacaacaatggTCTCAGTAACAGCTTTGTTGCCTTTGTTTGACGAGGACTTGTAGGTAAAAAGTTATTCCATTGTATTAACTGAggacaaaaatgactaaaaaaactcAAAGTATGTAAAAAGTACAACTTGTAACAGGCTCCGATGAATTACGGACTCACCTTAATGTAGTTTTTGATGGTGTTTTAGTGCTTTCTGTTATGAGCCGACCCGCCTGCTgcgttttcttcttctgtttaaaTTTGGCGGTGGAGTAGAAGCACACACTGAGCCACGCCCCGTACGCacggagggggaggggggactTGCGTAATGACGTATGACGTAGCAGGCTGTTTGAATCGTTAACGTTTTGTAGTTTTACTTTTGGGAGTTCACGACGGAGTTTTATAAATTACATttcgggaaaaaaaaagacatgacgAGATGATgcgatttaaaaaatgtgaattaagtTAATCACTTGTAatcacaatcaaaaaaaaaaaaaaaaaaaggggtttgGTGAGCTAATTTTTGAATGCAGATGACATGTAAGAAAgcataaacaaaaaacattaaacccTACATGTCCCGTTGGCTTTACAGGCACGGTGGCACTGCCAGGTGTATCACAGGTGTGGTGTCATAAAGAAATGACGTCTGCCGGTGTTATTGCTATTTAGAGACGCTACCAGCAGAGGTCACTCCAGAGCTGTGTATAGAAccattattttgtttgtgtgtttttattgtccaatatttttgattgtgtgtttgtgttgtcattctgtgtatttttgttgtcaatgttggattttatttgtgcttttattttgagggGCTTCACAAACTTAggccaagggccacatgtggtccctGGGCCATAATTTAGTGCTTTTCCCTTTCCCTGCAGAGTCACTATTCTTTGTCATGATAATGCAAAATAGGTTCTCCCATTCACATTCTCTGTGAGGTGTTTAGGAGAATAAAGTGAACTAGGACGGAGAGAGCCACAGGGGTTAAAAGACCCTCCACCTTCTTATGTTGGTACATTATCAGATTGTACGATCTTGGACATTTACAATGTGTTTTAGAGAtgataagaacaaaaatattccCAGCAGGGATTTTCTAGAGATGATAATATAGTTGTGATGAATATCTCACCAAATGAGATGTTTCTTTAATAAGGATTAACAGCATCTCCTTCCACAATGAAAATCCAACATTTACTTAATATTACATAGAGCAAtatgcattttctttttccttcaagGTAATAACATCGTAATCAGCGGTGCCATCGTTGAGCAGTTTTATGTGAATCGTTAAAGCAAATTCTTTTATTGGTTAAATATGGACACAGAGACCTTGAACTTCACACCCTTGTACTTTCTGTTCTTTTGTCACAATAAGAGTAAATGTATAACATGGTTTTAAGGAGTTTACAGTAAGAGGTTAGTGTTCAGTGGGAATTCACAACAAGGGAACAGATCAATtgaaattgatattttgaaaaatatagtACTACTCGTCTTTTTATAGCTATAAATTATAATACCTGAACGAGATCATAAACTGTATGATATTCATTGAAATATAATATGAGTTGGTAATAAGGAAGAATGCAATGCAAGGTTAACCAACATTAATTCTATTAGAATAGGGGAAAAAATACCGATTTACGATATATGCCGATATTTTTTgtgataatgtaaaaaaattgacACGTCTCGtcagaataaacatttttactttcgtatttatttatctactgctTTATTTCCATTTCTGCAAATGTGGTCATGGGTCAACACTAAAGCACTTTCATgtgcagtgtaaataaatgtcagaGCAACTGACTGACTTGTgtccattattttttaaaactaataTGATTCATTTATTCTCACTAAAAGTGTTTGATTAAAATTTTGTTGGAAAATAAGGAAattaaaaattgcaataatcgttACTATCGAATCACAATACAAATCGAATACCCAAGTATTGTGattcaaatatatataataatatatgatcTAGTCTTTGCATTCTCTCTGAGACTCTAAAAGCTAATGTCTTGACTAATTAAGCTGATTTAGTTTGTaaaaaatttgatatttttacaGTAAGGGTACACATTAATCACATGCAAATATTTTTAGGTGAAATTGTTGTCATGTTTATTGgtcaaataaatatcaatttcTACAAACAGCAACCGGAATTATACAGGTTGTCAAATTTAAAAATCTTCCAGAACAGAAAAGTATATTTTAAGTTGGAGACATTATTACACTGCTGATAAAGTTGCAACTCGAAATGGACTTGGATTAATTTTTCGTGCATGGGAACACGACGTCCTCATATTTTAAGTGCTGCAGGGCACGATATTGATTCATGTTTCAAAGCACAAAAATTTCGTGCAGTTTGACATGTTTTTTATTCATGCTGCGCGTCACGAAATATTGTGcggctttattttttaatggcaTTTATTACCTTAACCATATTCCTTATCCTGACCCTAAATAATGTTGTAATAAGATGCAATAGCATTAAATAACTTCGAATCAAAACACTTTGAGTTTGAAAGTCATGCTgtgcagcacaaaaaaaaaaaaaagcgaaagCTGTGGTAAGagttaaactattatttttgtgaCAGCTTCACCTTTCCCAAGTCAGATTGTGTTGCGTGACAAT carries:
- the pimreg gene encoding serine/arginine repetitive matrix protein 2, which produces MASSVMDGVGKAVVGVWRAHTVLDESDEAESSPEAPDHFRKLRPSSSLASLRMSLRKRLPLRSVQTNSLPENPTWDAPKEEPKTSAVRKLTRSAQNSITEVYQRFQRNREMTRDGCLVVTPGRDGASASCTPRRTPGRAGTPKSVARTGRTPASKGQKTPEASVRGVKTGRGRRQLVRMAALRSPFASPNTQNQRLKFDDDLESVSTGLRRLKRLSKAFDDLIGKDDSSKERFGGAAMRKLDPNGKLSRSNLTRRATNLSNTLEGWAHTAVNTIRKPN